A stretch of the Arthrobacter sp. PAMC 25486 genome encodes the following:
- the gcvPB gene encoding aminomethyl-transferring glycine dehydrogenase subunit GcvPB — MTPLESVPTDPATPRAETQRESVFTVEKPLLREYQAVRWDEPLIFQLHAEGHQGIHVPVVEAADLQGTPEQSFRRTAALTLPQIGQSQVLRHYLRLSQETLGADLNVDIGQGTCTMKYSPKANERFVRSPQSVHMHPLQHESTVQGTLQVLSELEDYLAEISGMDAVSLQAGSGSAAIYGNVKIVQAYHADRGAGQVRDEVITTIFSHPSNAATAKTAGYKVITLYPDENGFPDLEALKSVLSERTAALFITNPEDTGIFNPRITEYVDAVHAVGGICVYDQANANGLLGITRAREAGFDLCHFNLHKTFSTPHACGGPAAGAIGATAELAPFLPGRRVRPSDTGYTLTAQDDAATADVRPFHGVIPNLIRAYAWIRSLGPEGLRQVSEIAVLNNNYLLAEVLKIDGISVPYSEGQHRVEQVRYSWSDLTAQTGITTGEIGARMADYGFHYWTSHHPYIVPEPVTLEPTESYSKRELDEYIAALRHTAQEARTNPELLHSAPHRSSIHTVDVDAMTDPDTWATSWRAYRRKYGGEKFPAPPRWQAAADLTQRQRPPKAHHR; from the coding sequence ATGACTCCACTCGAATCTGTTCCTACCGATCCGGCCACCCCACGGGCCGAGACTCAGCGGGAGTCTGTTTTTACGGTCGAAAAACCGCTTTTGCGCGAATATCAGGCCGTTCGATGGGATGAGCCTTTGATCTTCCAGCTCCATGCGGAAGGGCATCAAGGGATCCACGTGCCCGTCGTCGAGGCCGCCGATCTTCAGGGCACGCCTGAGCAGTCGTTCCGCCGCACGGCAGCTCTGACGTTGCCGCAAATTGGGCAGTCCCAGGTGCTCCGGCATTATTTGCGCCTCTCGCAGGAAACTTTGGGCGCGGACCTGAACGTGGACATCGGCCAGGGCACCTGCACCATGAAGTACAGCCCCAAGGCTAACGAGCGCTTTGTCCGCTCGCCACAGTCCGTGCACATGCATCCGCTTCAGCACGAGTCCACCGTCCAGGGCACCTTGCAGGTCCTGTCCGAACTCGAAGATTATCTGGCGGAAATCTCGGGCATGGATGCAGTCAGCCTGCAGGCAGGATCGGGGTCCGCTGCCATCTATGGCAACGTGAAGATCGTCCAGGCCTACCATGCGGACCGGGGCGCCGGGCAGGTCCGCGATGAGGTGATCACCACCATCTTTTCCCACCCATCAAATGCTGCGACGGCCAAAACCGCGGGGTACAAGGTGATCACCTTGTACCCCGACGAAAACGGCTTCCCCGACCTTGAGGCGCTCAAATCGGTGTTGTCCGAGCGGACTGCGGCCTTGTTCATAACCAACCCCGAGGACACGGGCATCTTCAATCCGCGCATCACCGAGTACGTGGATGCAGTGCATGCGGTGGGTGGCATATGCGTCTACGACCAAGCGAATGCCAACGGGCTGCTGGGAATCACCCGGGCACGGGAAGCCGGCTTTGACCTGTGCCACTTCAACTTGCACAAAACATTCTCGACGCCTCACGCCTGTGGAGGTCCTGCTGCCGGAGCTATTGGAGCCACCGCCGAGTTGGCGCCATTCCTGCCCGGGCGCCGGGTTCGTCCCAGTGACACCGGCTACACGCTGACGGCGCAGGACGACGCGGCCACCGCCGATGTCCGCCCGTTCCATGGGGTCATTCCGAACTTGATCCGCGCCTACGCTTGGATCCGCTCGTTGGGCCCGGAGGGACTGCGTCAGGTTTCAGAAATCGCAGTCTTAAACAACAATTATCTACTCGCCGAAGTCCTGAAAATCGACGGTATCAGTGTCCCTTATTCTGAGGGCCAGCACCGGGTGGAGCAGGTGCGCTACAGCTGGTCTGACCTGACGGCGCAGACCGGTATTACGACCGGTGAAATCGGTGCCCGCATGGCCGACTACGGCTTCCACTATTGGACGAGCCATCACCCGTATATCGTCCCGGAACCTGTGACCTTGGAACCCACCGAGTCATATTCCAAGCGTGAGCTCGACGAGTACATTGCCGCATTGCGCCATACCGCCCAGGAAGCACGCACCAACCCGGAATTGTTGCACAGCGCACCCCACCGCAGCAGCATCCACACCGTTGACGTAGATGCAATGACGGACCCCGACACTTGGGCCACGTCCTGGCGCGCGTACCGTAGAAAGTACGGCGGTGAGAAGTTTCCAGCCCCGCCACGCTGGCAGGCAGCGGCGGACCTGACGCAAAGGCAGCGCCCGCCCAAGGCCCATCACCGATGA